From one Gossypium hirsutum isolate 1008001.06 chromosome D08, Gossypium_hirsutum_v2.1, whole genome shotgun sequence genomic stretch:
- the LOC107913782 gene encoding uncharacterized protein, whose translation MAFLPPITTFAAALLLFLHTPLATSSPLNLTGDSLSPYEVLQGYNFPVGLLPQGVLKYDLDESTGRFHAYLEGSCSFSLEGSYQLKYKSTISGIISNNRLKNLSGISVKVLFLWLNIVEVVRDEDELEFSVGIASASFPIDNFYECPQCGCGLECVDSKGQVSKLRNKSSFSSI comes from the coding sequence ATGGCTTTCCTTCCGCCCATCACCACTTTCGCAGCCGCCCTCCTCCTCTTCCTCCACACCCCACTCGCCACGTCATCCCCCCTCAACCTTACTGGCGACTCCCTTTCACCCTACGAAGTCCTCCAAGGCTACAACTTCCCCGTTGGGCTTCTCCCACAAGGCGTCTTAAAGTACGATTTAGATGAATCCACCGGTCGGTTCCATGCCTACTTAGAGGGTTCGTGTAGCTTCTCACTGGAAGGGTCTTATCAACTCAAATACAAATCCACGATCAGCGGGATCATCTCCAACAACAGGCTCAAAAACCTGAGTGGAATCAGTGTCAAGGTCCTGTTTTTATGGCTCAACATCGTGGAGGTTGTTAGAGATGAAGATGAGCTGGAATTTTCGGTGGGGATTGCATCTGCTAGCTTTCCTATTGACAATTTTTACGAGTGCCCACAGTGCGGCTGCGGATTGGAGTGCGTTGATAGTAAGGGGCAAGTAAGCAAACTTAGAAATAagtcttctttttcttcaatttag
- the LOC107913791 gene encoding uncharacterized protein At5g01610, with the protein MPCPSGILLFLILISLPASSFAVADDDNLSAYQALQQYDFPVGILPNGVVGYELNRETGEFSAYLSGTCKFDIDSYQLSYESTIKGVISPGRITNLKGVSVKILFFWLNIGEVIHNGDQMEFSVGIASANFPIDNFYESPQCGCGFNCNGLNALASSI; encoded by the coding sequence ATGCCTTGTCCAAGCGGAATCCTCCTCTTCCTCATCCTAATCTCCCTCCCAGCTTCTTCATTCGCCGTAGCCGATGACGACAATCTATCCGCGTACCAAGCTCTTCAACAGTACGACTTCCCAGTAGGCATCCTTCCCAATGGCGTGGTTGGGTACGAATTGAACAGGGAAACGGGCGAGTTTTCAGCTTATTTGAGTGGAACCTGCAAGTTTGACATTGATTCATACCAACTCAGTTACGAATCCACCATAAAAGGAGTGATCTCCCCAGGCAGGATAACAAATTTGAAGGGAGTGAGCGTTAAGATCCTCTTCTTCTGGCTTAACATCGGTGAAGTGATACATAATGGGGACCAGATGGAGTTCTCCGTTGGGATTGCGTCGGCTAACTTCCCTATTGACAACTTTTATGAATCTCCTCAGTGTGGGTGCGGATTCAACTGCAATGGCTTGAATGCTTTAGCGTCTTCTATTTAG